In Mucilaginibacter celer, one DNA window encodes the following:
- the mnmE gene encoding tRNA uridine-5-carboxymethylaminomethyl(34) synthesis GTPase MnmE produces the protein MTDTTDTIVALATPNGVGAIAVVRLSGPDAISIANSVFKGKDLTRQASHTIHFGSIADGDLILDEVLVSLFVGPRSYTRENVVEISCHASGYIIESIIKLFIKKGARSAKPGEFTLRAFLNGQLDLSQAEAVADLIASNSKASQQVALQQLRGGFSSQLQGLREQLVNFASLIELELDFAEEDVEFANRDELKHLIHEITKVVGRLINSFELGNAIKNGVNTVIAGRPNAGKSTLLNALLNEERAIVSHIPGTTRDTIEEVLNIQGINFRLIDTAGIREATDAIEQIGVQRTMEKISQSALLIYVFDAAEITIEELNKDIESLQKPGVTMLVVANKADLLNPEQLAALPHTDRAIIISAKQKRHIDELKHKIYSSAVKDQLSGDETLVTNIRHLEALQKTEEALVRVLGGIDGSITSDFLSMDIKQALHYLGEIVGVVTTDDLLENIFSKFCIGK, from the coding sequence ACCGATACCATAGTTGCCCTTGCCACACCAAACGGTGTTGGTGCCATAGCCGTAGTTCGCCTTTCGGGGCCGGATGCCATTTCTATTGCCAATAGTGTTTTTAAGGGCAAGGATTTAACCAGGCAGGCATCGCATACCATTCATTTTGGGAGTATTGCTGATGGTGATTTGATTTTGGATGAGGTGCTGGTTTCGCTGTTTGTTGGTCCGCGGTCGTATACACGCGAAAACGTGGTGGAGATTTCCTGCCATGCCTCGGGGTATATTATCGAAAGCATTATTAAGCTGTTCATAAAAAAAGGGGCGCGATCTGCCAAACCGGGCGAATTTACATTGCGGGCATTCCTGAACGGCCAACTTGATTTGAGCCAGGCCGAGGCCGTTGCCGATTTAATAGCCTCTAATTCCAAAGCGTCGCAGCAGGTTGCTTTGCAACAGCTGCGCGGTGGTTTCAGCAGCCAGCTACAAGGTTTGAGGGAGCAATTGGTAAACTTTGCCTCGCTGATTGAACTGGAGCTTGATTTTGCCGAGGAGGATGTAGAATTTGCCAACCGCGACGAGCTAAAACACCTTATCCACGAGATAACCAAAGTTGTTGGCCGGTTAATAAACTCGTTCGAACTGGGTAACGCCATCAAAAACGGCGTAAACACCGTTATTGCGGGGCGGCCTAACGCAGGTAAATCAACCCTGTTAAACGCGCTGTTAAACGAAGAACGAGCTATAGTAAGCCATATTCCGGGTACAACGCGCGATACCATTGAAGAGGTGCTGAATATTCAGGGGATTAATTTCAGGCTGATAGATACCGCCGGCATCCGCGAAGCCACTGATGCTATTGAGCAGATAGGTGTGCAGCGTACGATGGAAAAAATAAGCCAGTCGGCCTTGCTGATTTACGTTTTTGATGCTGCGGAGATTACGATAGAAGAACTGAATAAAGATATTGAAAGCCTGCAAAAGCCCGGTGTAACCATGCTGGTGGTGGCCAATAAGGCTGATTTGCTTAACCCCGAACAATTAGCCGCTTTGCCGCATACCGATAGGGCGATCATTATCTCGGCCAAACAGAAACGCCACATTGATGAGCTGAAGCACAAGATCTATTCATCGGCCGTGAAAGACCAGCTTAGCGGCGATGAAACCCTGGTAACCAACATCCGCCACCTGGAGGCCTTGCAGAAAACAGAGGAGGCTTTGGTGAGGGTATTGGGGGGAATTGATGGTAGTATTACTTCCGATTTTTTATCGATGGATATTAAACAGGCCTTGCATTATTTGGGTGAGATAGTTGGGGTGGTTACTACGGACGATTTGCTGGAGAATATATTTAGTAAGTTTTGTATCGGCAAATAA
- a CDS encoding helix-turn-helix domain-containing protein, translated as MSSNIKVQRVCQYCGKDFEARTTVTKFCSTDCARRGYKERIRKGKIAKSEEEMKVVKSKPLNEIQAKSYLTVGDVATLLQSSEQAIYDMINSGRLAATNLGIRKTRILRADIDKLFNPPKMKPMIQDVPVKPLRISDCYTIAEAEYVSGMSSKAFYELIKKHNVRKMKQGKFVYVPKKEIHKLFNK; from the coding sequence ATGTCTTCAAATATCAAGGTTCAACGGGTTTGCCAATATTGCGGGAAGGACTTTGAAGCCAGAACCACGGTTACTAAATTCTGCTCCACTGATTGCGCAAGACGTGGTTATAAGGAGCGGATCAGAAAAGGGAAGATCGCCAAAAGTGAAGAAGAGATGAAAGTGGTTAAAAGTAAACCGCTAAATGAAATTCAGGCTAAATCCTACCTCACCGTGGGCGATGTCGCCACTTTGCTGCAAAGCAGTGAGCAGGCGATTTATGACATGATCAATTCAGGAAGATTAGCGGCAACTAACCTGGGCATCAGAAAAACCCGGATACTTCGTGCAGATATCGACAAACTGTTCAATCCGCCAAAGATGAAGCCCATGATACAGGATGTTCCGGTAAAGCCACTTCGGATCAGCGATTGTTATACCATCGCTGAGGCTGAATACGTAAGCGGTATGTCGAGCAAAGCTTTTTACGAACTTATTAAAAAACATAATGTCCGTAAAATGAAGCAGGGCAAGTTCGTCTATGTGCCCAAAAAGGAAATTCATAAACTATTTAATAAATGA